A single region of the Musa acuminata AAA Group cultivar baxijiao chromosome BXJ1-11, Cavendish_Baxijiao_AAA, whole genome shotgun sequence genome encodes:
- the LOC135596461 gene encoding uncharacterized protein LOC135596461, whose translation MDSAEAMRAQLRLINRRLDEVQQEVRGSKGEPGADRHQGSPFAPEIQDQAIPPHFRLPSLDAYDGTVDPADHVAAFRAQMVLYGTADALMCRAFPTTLRGLARAWYCSLKTGTITSFDQLARDFELNFLAYARPKPSAALLLGLNQREDKPLSHFAFMMGLRPTRFFWSLMERPPTAVPEMLQRASQFIAAETWMAGRREEHKRVKSEQPRPQQPTASWRRLDRPDLPTPRPPLPILNSSRTEIFLHIREKGLLKEPHPMRSPRELADRSKYCRFHRQHGHDTEQCRELKRQIEELIHRGYLG comes from the exons ATGGACTCAGCAGAGGCCATGCGAGCCCAGCTACGCCTCATTAACCGGCGACTAGACGAGGTGCAACAGGAGGTTCGCGGATCAAAGGGAGAACCTGGGGCAGACAGACATCAAGGGTCCCCGTTCGcccccgagatacaagatcaaGCGATTCCACCCCATTTCCGGCTCCCTTCGCTGGACGCATACGATGGCACAGTTGACCCggcggaccacgtagccgctttcCGCGCCCAGATGGTGCTGTACGGGACCGCTGACGCCTTGATGTGTAGGGCGTTCCCAACGACTCTGCGGGGGCTGGCCCGCGCGTGGTACTGCAgcctgaagaccgggaccatCACCTCCTTCGATCAGCTGGCCAGGGatttcgagctcaacttcctagCTTACGCTCGACCGAAGCCATCTGCGGCGTTGCTCCTTgggctcaaccaaagggaggacaagcccctctcccatttt gctttcatgatgggcctgcggcCTACCAGGTTCTTTTGGTCCCtcatggagcgaccccccaccgcggTACCTGAGATGCTGCAGCGAGCAAGCCAGTTTATCGCCGCGGAAACATGGATGGCCGGGAGGCGTGAGGAACACAAGAGGGTCAAGTCGGAGCAACCCCGACCGCAACAGCCCACCGCGTCCTGGAGGAGGTTGGACCGGCCCGACCTGCCCACACCAAGGCCCCCTCTCCCCATTTTGAACTCGTCCCGAACAGAAATATTCCTCCACATAAGGGAGAAGGGGCTACTCAAAGAGCctcacccgatgaggagcccgcgaGAGCTTGCAGACCGATCAAAATATTGCCGCTTCCACCGACAGCATGGGCATGACACTGAACAGTGTCGGGAGctaaaaaggcaaattgaggagctcatccatAGAGGGTATCTGGGCTAG